The nucleotide window CAGTCCCGGTGGCCGTGAAGATGCCGGCTGCGATCCCGGACAGCACCCGTCCGGTGTAGAGCAGACCGAGATGATCACCGACCATGAACAGCGCCGCCGAGGCGAGGGAGACGAGGACGCCTGCGGCCAGCAGCGGTTTCCGGCCCCAGGCCTCCGAGAGCCTGCCGAAGAAGACGAGCGCGGCGATGACGGCTCCCGCGTAGATCGAGAAGAGCAGAGTGGTCTGTGTGCTGCCGAACCCGAACTCGACCTGATAGCGCGGGTAGAGCGGCGTCGGCAAAGTGGTGCCGATCATGACGACCGCGAACACATAGGTCGTCGCGGCCAGCGTCCAGCCTGTGCCCGACCGTTCGCCGGCGGCAACACGGTCAGTGGTCGTGCTTCGCTTCATCTCTGTCGCCCCTCGCGGACCGTTCGCTTCCTCTTCTCAGCCGCCGATGCTGACTTCCCGGCTTGAGATTCCCGCCCCCCACAGGTCCGGACGACGCCGGGCATATCCGGTGGCGGCCTCGAAGCCACGGGCGACGCGGAGCACTGTGGCATCACCACCGACCGGGCCGATGATCTGCAGTCCGATCGGCAGGCCAGTGGAGCCGAAGCCAGCGGGCACGCTCAGTGCCGGACAGCCTGTGGCGGAGATGAGAGTCGTCGAGTCGACCCATGCCATATAGTCATCGATCGGTCGAGAGTTGATCCGAGTGGGGTAGTCGTCCTCCGCAGAGAACGGGAGGACCTGCGAGGTCACCGTGATGAGGACGTCGTGGGTGGAGAAGTAGTCGTTCATCGCCGCCCACAGCTTCGTGCGTGCCCGGTCGAAGTCGAAGAGATCGGGGGCGGTGAGTGCAAGACCGGCATCAACATCGGCCTGCAGGGAGGCTTTCAGCCGCCCCGGATGGGTGGCATCAACCTCCCGCAGGTTCGCCGCGAACTCATAGGCCCTGGCCGTGCGGAACACACCGCGAGCCGCACGGAGATCCGGCACGGCCTCACTCAGCCGGGCGCCGAGGTCGGCGAACACCGAGGCAGCGCCGGCGACCACGTCCCGGACTTCCGCCTCGAGTTCGAGCTGACCACCGAGGTCGGGGGAGAACCCTGCGGTGATTCCGCTGAGATCGGTCGCCTCCTCGCGCCAAGGCCCGCAACGCGGCGAGGCGGGCCCAGGGCCAGTCCCGCTGCACAGCTCCATGAGCCAGGCGACGTCGTCGACGGTGCGCGCCATGAAGCCCGGCTGACTCAGCCACTGCCAGGGATCTTCGGGGAAGGTCCGGGGAATCCACCCGTGCGAGGGCCGGAGCCCGACGATGTTGTTGAACGAGGCGGGCAGGCGCAGTGAGCCGCCGGTGTCGGAACCGTCCCCGGCAGCCTGGACTCCGCAGGCGATGGCCGCGGCCGCGCCTCCCGAGGATCCGGCGGCCGACCGGGTGATGTCGAAGGGATTTCGTGTTGTCCCGAAGACTCGGTTGGCCGTGTGCGCCCCGGCCGCGAATTCGGGCACATTCGACTTGCCTGTGGAGATCACACCTACCGACTGCAGTCGCGCGATGACGGTGCTGGTCCGCTGCGGCACATGATCGGCGAAGAGCTCGCTGCCGTAGGTCGTGCGCATGCCCGTGGTGTCATGCGTATCCTTGTGGGTCATGGGCACTCCGCAGAGTGGCGGCAGGCCCTCTTCGCCGGCCGCACGTCGTCGGTCCGCCTCACGGGCCGCGGCGAGCGCGCGTTCGGGCTCGAGGGTGACGATCGCATTCGTCGCCGGGTTGATCTCGGCGATACGGTCGAGGTGCGCGGTCACGAGTTCGACGCTGCTGAGCTCACGACTGTCAAGGACGGCCGCTTGCTCGGTCAGCGACAGCCAGGTCGGGGAATCCGTCGTCAACGACGACCGGCCAGGAGACCGAAGCAGACGCCGAGCAACGCTGCGCTTGCCCCGACGGCAGCGCCGACGACGAAGCCATCGCCGCACGGTCGGTGGCTGCCGGTCGCCCGGGCGGCGGGAACCGGAGCATCTCCTGACACGGACGAAGCCGCGGGCGCACCCACGACAGTGCCATTCGACTCGGCAGGAGCGGCGGCAGCGGGGAGCACGCCCGCGCCCACCTCGGAGCTGGTCGAGGAACCTGCGGGCGCACCTTTCTCCGGCACACCGTCGCGGATGGCCGCGTCGATGTCGGCGAAGAACTTCTTCGCGATGCGTTTGGCGACCCCGCCGAGCATCCGCTGTCCGACTCCACCGATCGGCCCGCCGAGCACGGCATCGGCTTCCCAGGTGATGTCGCTGCCGCCCTCGGCTGCGGGTGCCAGTGCCACCGAGATGTCCGCACCGATGGTGCCGGGGCCGCCCGCACCCTTGGCGCTGAGCACGAACGACGTGTCCTCGACCTCCTCGGAGAAGGCGACGGTGCCCTTGTACGTGCCCTTGATGGCGGCGACGCCCATGGTGAGGACGACGTCGAAGCTGCCCTCACCGGTCCGGGTGAAGCTCTCGACTCCCGGAATGGTCGCGGCGAGGATCGACTCGTCGTGGAATGCGGCATAAGCAGTCGCGGGATCGGCGATCATCGTGGCTGTGGAGGAGATGAGCATGGTTTGGATGTCCTTCGGTCGGATTCAGCGGGAGCGGTTGAGCTCGCCCGCGGCATGGTTCGTTCTCATATGCCACAGGGTCGAGGGGTCCAACGGCATCGAGCGGATGGGGATCCCTTCGGCGTCCTCGATGGCCGAGGCGATCGCAGTGGCGGCGGGGATCGTGCCGGCTTCGCCGGCCCCCTTGATGCCGAGCGGATTGAGCGGGCTCGGAGTCTCGAGGTGGTCGGTCTCGACGTGAGGGACCTCGGACGCGAAGGGCATGAGAAAGTCCATGAAGGAGGCGTTGAGCAGCTGTCCGTCGGCGTCATAGGCCATCTTCTCGTACAGCGCCCCGCCGACTCCTTGGGCCACACCTCCGTGGACCTGCCCCTCGACGACGAGCGGGTTGACCATCGGTCCGCAGTCGTGGACGACGCAGTAGCGCAGGATTCTGATGTCCGCGGTCTCCGGATCGGTTTCGACGATCGCGGCATGCATGCCGTTGGCCACGGTTGAGCGCAGCGGCGAGAAGAACTCCTGCTCCTCGAGCCCCGGCTGCTCTCCCGGCCCGATCGAGGGCTCGTCCTCGGCGGAGTCCTTGGCGAACTGGGTGGCCGCCCGTGCACTCTCGTCGAAGGCGTAGCGCAGCGGGTTCGACAGCACCGACACCGCCGCCAGCGGCATCGACGCGCTGGGATCGCCCTTGACCTGGATCATGCCCTCGTCGATCTCGAGGTCCTCGGGATCGGCCTCGAGGGACTCACCGGCGATCCGCAGAGCCTTCTGCCGCACCTTCTTCGCGGTGAGGTGGAGTGCGTTGCCAGCCATGACCGCTCCGCGCGACCCCCATGTGCCCACCGAATAGGGCAGCTTGCGCGTATCGCCGGTCTTGACATGGACTGTCTCGAGCGGGACTCCCAGCTCATCGGCGACGATCTGGGCGAAGACCGTCGCATGGGCCTGCCCGTGGGTCGTCAGGCCGGTCCAGACGTTCACCCGTCCGGAGGACTCGACCTCGATGTGTCCGCCTTCGTAGGGCCCGGCACCGGTGCTCTCGATGTAGCAGGCGAGACCGATGCCCACCCGGCGGCCCTCGGTGCGGGCCTGCTCACGGTAGGTCTCGAACTCATCCCAGCCGACGATCGATTTGAGTTTGTCCATCGAGGTGACGAAGTCTCCCGAGTCGATGCAGCCCTCGGCTCCGTCCTGCATCCGCAGGCCCATGGGATGCGGGAAGTCGCGGACGAAGTTGCGCAAACGCACCTCGGTGCGGTCGAGGCCGAGCTCGGCGGCGATCGCGTCCATCGTCCTCTCCATCATGAACACCGCATGGGCGCGACCGGCACCACGATACGGGGTGACCATGACGGTGTTCGTGTACAGCGACCAGTACTCGACGCGGAACGCCGGGATCACGTACGGGCCCATGATGTGGGTGGAGGTGTTGAGCGGGACGATCACGCCATAGGGCAGGTAGGCCCCGTTGTCATGCCAGAACTTCACGTCGAGTCCGAGAATCCGTCCCTCGTCGTCGAAGCCGACCTTGACCCACTGGGTCTGCGCTCTCTCATGGGCGGAGGAGATGAAGTGCTCGCGACGATCCTCGGTCCATTTGACAGTGGTCTCGAGCGCACGCGCGGCGCAGGCCACGGCGAGCTCCTCCGGCCAGGGGTGGTTGATCTTCACACCGAAGGCTCCGCCAACGTCGGGGGTGATGACCTCGACCCGGGTCAGCGGGATC belongs to Brevibacterium spongiae and includes:
- the cutA gene encoding aerobic carbon-monoxide dehydrogenase large subunit: MTTRLFGQKITRREDPRLLTGHGRYVDDVSGTAIAAAFVRSPHAHADILDIDVTGALDVAGVIAVWTHEDLPGQAAERLPMLIPHPSIVAPHTGYALARDHVNFVGEPIVMVIAENRYIAEDAANRIEVEYSFREAVVGVEASREGTRIVHEGMKDNVAAHIVQDVGDVDAGLEGAPHVLELDLEFERSACMPMEGKGVVARWDPGEESLEVHSSTQTSTGLRAVLAAKLEIPLTRVEVITPDVGGAFGVKINHPWPEELAVACAARALETTVKWTEDRREHFISSAHERAQTQWVKVGFDDEGRILGLDVKFWHDNGAYLPYGVIVPLNTSTHIMGPYVIPAFRVEYWSLYTNTVMVTPYRGAGRAHAVFMMERTMDAIAAELGLDRTEVRLRNFVRDFPHPMGLRMQDGAEGCIDSGDFVTSMDKLKSIVGWDEFETYREQARTEGRRVGIGLACYIESTGAGPYEGGHIEVESSGRVNVWTGLTTHGQAHATVFAQIVADELGVPLETVHVKTGDTRKLPYSVGTWGSRGAVMAGNALHLTAKKVRQKALRIAGESLEADPEDLEIDEGMIQVKGDPSASMPLAAVSVLSNPLRYAFDESARAATQFAKDSAEDEPSIGPGEQPGLEEQEFFSPLRSTVANGMHAAIVETDPETADIRILRYCVVHDCGPMVNPLVVEGQVHGGVAQGVGGALYEKMAYDADGQLLNASFMDFLMPFASEVPHVETDHLETPSPLNPLGIKGAGEAGTIPAATAIASAIEDAEGIPIRSMPLDPSTLWHMRTNHAAGELNRSR
- a CDS encoding SRPBCC family protein, yielding MLISSTATMIADPATAYAAFHDESILAATIPGVESFTRTGEGSFDVVLTMGVAAIKGTYKGTVAFSEEVEDTSFVLSAKGAGGPGTIGADISVALAPAAEGGSDITWEADAVLGGPIGGVGQRMLGGVAKRIAKKFFADIDAAIRDGVPEKGAPAGSSTSSEVGAGVLPAAAAPAESNGTVVGAPAASSVSGDAPVPAARATGSHRPCGDGFVVGAAVGASAALLGVCFGLLAGRR
- a CDS encoding amidase, whose translation is MTTDSPTWLSLTEQAAVLDSRELSSVELVTAHLDRIAEINPATNAIVTLEPERALAAAREADRRRAAGEEGLPPLCGVPMTHKDTHDTTGMRTTYGSELFADHVPQRTSTVIARLQSVGVISTGKSNVPEFAAGAHTANRVFGTTRNPFDITRSAAGSSGGAAAAIACGVQAAGDGSDTGGSLRLPASFNNIVGLRPSHGWIPRTFPEDPWQWLSQPGFMARTVDDVAWLMELCSGTGPGPASPRCGPWREEATDLSGITAGFSPDLGGQLELEAEVRDVVAGAASVFADLGARLSEAVPDLRAARGVFRTARAYEFAANLREVDATHPGRLKASLQADVDAGLALTAPDLFDFDRARTKLWAAMNDYFSTHDVLITVTSQVLPFSAEDDYPTRINSRPIDDYMAWVDSTTLISATGCPALSVPAGFGSTGLPIGLQIIGPVGGDATVLRVARGFEAATGYARRRPDLWGAGISSREVSIGG